A stretch of Procambarus clarkii isolate CNS0578487 chromosome 20, FALCON_Pclarkii_2.0, whole genome shotgun sequence DNA encodes these proteins:
- the LOC138366792 gene encoding protein enabled homolog → MDREEMDREKMDREEMDREDGQRGDGQRRWTERRWTEKMDREEMDREDGQRGDGQRGDGQRGDGQRRWTERRWTERRWTEKMDREEMDREEMDREEMDREDGQRGDGQRGDGQRGDGQRGNTYR, encoded by the coding sequence ATGGACAGAGAGGAGATGGACAGAGAGAAGATGGACAGAGAGGAGATGGACAGAGAAGATGGACAGAGAGGAGATGGACAGAGAAGATGGACAGAGAGGAGATGGACAGAGAAGATGGACAGAGAGGAGATGGACAGAGAAGATGGACAGAGAGGAGATGGACAGAGAGGAGATGGACAGAGAGGAGATGGACAGAGGAGATGGACAGAGAGGAGATGGACAGAGAGGAGATGGACAGAGAAGATGGACAGAGAGGAGATGGACAGAGAGGAGATGGACAGAGAGGAGATGGACAGAGAAGATGGACAGAGAGGAGATGGACAGAGAGGAGATGGACAGAGAGGAGATGGACAGAGAGGAAATACATACAGATAG